One genomic region from Sciurus carolinensis chromosome 2, mSciCar1.2, whole genome shotgun sequence encodes:
- the Sema6d gene encoding semaphorin-6D isoform X1 — protein sequence MRFFLLCVHMLLLMIPQLRAVSFPEDDEPLNTVDYHYSRQYPVFRGRPSGNESQHRLDFQLMLKIRDTLYIAGRDQVYTVNLNEIPKTEVIPSKKLTWRSRQQDRENCAMKGKHKDECHNFIKVFVPRNDEMVFVCGTNAFNPMCRYYRLNTLEYDGEEISGLARCPFDARQTNVALFADGKLYSATVADFLASDAVIYRSMGDGSALRTIKYDSKWIKEPHFLHAIEYGNYVYFFFREIAVEHNNLGKAVYSRVARICKNDMGGSQRVLEKHWTSFLKARLNCSVPGDSFFYFDVLQSITDIIQINGIPTVVGVFTTQLNSIPGSAVCAFSMDDIEKVFKGRFKEQKTPDSVWTAVPEDKVPKPRPGCCAKHGLAEAYKTSIDFPDETLSFIKSHPLMDSAVPPIADEPWFTKTRVRYRLTAIAVDRSAGPHQNYTVIFVGSEAGVVLKVLAKTSPFSLNDSVLLEEIEAYNHAKCNAENEEDKKVISLQLDKDHHALYVAFSSCVIRIPLSRCERYGSCKKSCIASRDPYCGWLSQGACGRVTPGMLLLTEDFFAFHNHSAGGYEQDIEYGNTAHLGDCHEILPTSTTPDYKIFGGPTSDMEVSSSSVITVASIPEITPKVIDTWRPKLTSSRKFVVQDDPNTSDFTDPLSGIPKGVRWEVQSGESNQMVHMNVLITCVFAAFVLGAFIAGVAVYCYRDMFVRKNRKIHKDAESAQSCTDSSGSFAKLNGLFDSPVKEYQQNIDSPKLYSNLLTSRKELPPSGDTKSMVMDHRGQPPELAALPTPESTPVLHQKTLQAMKSHSDKAHGHAASRKETPQFFPSSPPPHSPLSHGHIPSAIVLPNATHDYNTSFSNSNAHKAEKKLQSIDHPLTKSSGKRDHRRSVDSRNTLNDLLKHLNDPNSNPKAIMGDIQMAHQTLMLDPVGPMSEVPPKVPNREASLYSPPSTLPRNSPTKRVDVPTTPGVPMTSLERQRGYHKNSSQRHSISAMPKNLNSPNGVLLSRQPTMNRGGYMPTPTGAKVDYIQGTPVSVHLQPSLSRQSSYTSNGTLPRTGLKRTPSLKPDVPPKPSFVPQTTSVRPLNKYTY from the exons ATGAGGTTCTTCCTACTTTGTGTCCACATGCTGCTCCTGATGATTCCTCAGTTGAGGGCTGTCAGCTTTCCTGAAGACGACGAGCCCCTCAATACTGTCGACTATCACT ATTCAAGGCAATATCCGGTTTTTAGAGGACGCCCTTCAGGCAATGAATCGCAGCACAGGCTGGACTTTCAGCTGATGTTGAAAATTCGAGACACACTTTATATTGCTGGCAG GGATCAAGTTTATACAGTAAACTTAAATGAAATCCCCAAAACAGAAGTAATACCAAGCAAG AAACTGACATGGCGGTCAAGACAACAGGATCGAGAGAACTGTGCTATGAAAGGCAAACATAAA GATGAATGCCACAACTTTATCAAAGTATTTGTTCCAAGAAATGACGAGatggtttttgtttgtggtacCAATGCATTCAATCCTATGTGTAGGTACTATAGG ttgaATACCTTAGAGTATGATGGAGAAGAAATTAGTGGCCTGGCAAGATGCCCATTTGATGCCAGACAAACCAATGTTGCCCTCTTTGCTG ATGGGAAGCTATATTCTGCCACAGTGGCTGACTTCTTGGCCAGCGATGCTGTTATTTATCGAAGCATGGGCGATGGATCTGCCCTTCGCACAATAAAATATGATTCCAAATGGATAAAAG agccaCACTTTCTTCATGCCATAGAATATGGAAActatgtttatttcttctttcgaGAAATTGCTGTAGAACATAATAATTTAGGCAAG GCTGTCTATTCCCGTGTGGCCCGCATATGTAAAAACGACATGGGTGGCTCCCAGCGGGTCCTGGAGAAACACTGGACATCATTTCTGAAGGCTCGGCTTAACTGTTCTGTCCCTGGAGATTCGTTTTTCTACTTTGATGTTCTGCAGTCTATTACAGACATAATACAAATCAATGGCATCCCCACTGTGGTCGGGGTGTTTACCACTCAGCTCAACAG caTTCCTGGTTCAGCAGTCTGTGCATTTAGCATGGATGACATTGAAAAAGTATTCAAAGGACGattcaaagaacagaaaacacCAGATTCTGTTTGGACAGCAGTCCCCGAAGACAAAGTTCCAAAACCAAg GCCTGGCTGTTGTGCAAAACATGGCCTTGCTGAAGCTTACAAAACCTCCATTGATTTTCCGGATGAGACCCTGTCCTTCATCAAATCCCACCCCCTGATGGACTCTGCCGTTCCACCTATTGCTGATGAGCCCTGGTTCACAAAGACTCGGGTCAG GTACAGATTGACAGCCATCGCGGTGGACCGTTCTGCAGGGCCCCACCAGAACTACACAGTCATCTTCGTTGGCTCTGAAGCCGGTGTGGTACTTAAAGTTTTGGCAAAGACCAGTCCCTTCTCTTTGAATGACAGCGTATTACTGGAAGAGATTGAAGCTTACAACCATGCAAA GTGCAATGCTGAGAATGAAGAAGACAAAAAGGTCATCTCATTACAGCTGGATAAAGACCACCATGCATTGTACGTAGCATTCTCCAGCTGTGTTATCCGCATCCCCCTGAGCCGCTGCGAGCGATATGGATCATGTAAAAA GTCTTGTATTGCATCTCGTGACCCGTACTGTGGCTGGTTAAGCCAGGGAGCCTGCGGGAGAGTGACCCCAGGGATGCT GCTGCTAACTGAAGACTTCTTTGCTTTCCATAACCACAGTGCTGGAGGATATGAACAAGACATAGAATACGGCAACACCGCCCATCTAGGGGATTGCCATG aaattttgCCTACTTCAACTACACCAGATTACAAAATATTTGGCGGTCCAACATCtg ACATGGAGGTATCTTCATCTTCTGTTATCACAGTGGCAAGTATCCCAGAAATTACACCCAAAGTGATTGATACCTGGAGACCTAAACTGACGAGCTCCCGGAAATTTGTAGTTCAAGATGACCCAAACACTTCTGATTTTACTGATCCTTTATCGGGTATCCCAAAGG GTGTGCGATGGGAAGTCCAGTCTGGAGAGTCTAACCAGATGGTCCATATGAACGTCCTCATCACCTGTGTCTTTGCTGCTTTTGTTTTGGGGGCATTCATTGCAGGGGTAGCAGTATACTGCTATCGTGACATGTTTGTCCGGAAGAACAGAAAGATCCATAAAGATGCAGAATCCGCCCAGTCATGCACAGACTCCAGTGGAAGTTTTGCCAAACTGAATGGTCTCTTTGATAGCCCAGTTAAGGAATACCAACAGAATATTGATTCTCCTAAACTCTATAGCAACCTGCTGACCAGTCGGAAAGAGCTGCCACCCAGTGGAGATACAAAATCCATGGTGATGGACCATCGAGGCCAACCTCCAGAGCTGGCTGCTCTCCCCACACCGGAGTCCACTCCTGTGCTTCACCAGAAGACCCTGCAGGCCATGAAGAGCCATTCAGACAAGGCTCATGGCCATGCAGCTTCAAGGAAAGAAACCCCCCAGTTTTTTCCTTCCAGTCCTCCACCCCACTCCCCACTAAGTCATgggcacatccccagtgccaTTGTTCTTCCAAATGCTACCCATGACTACAATACATCTTTCTCAAACTCCAATGCTCATAAAGCTGAAAAGAAGCTTCAAAGTATTGATCACCCTCTTACAAAGTCATCAGGTAAGAGAGATCACCGGCGTTCTGTGGATTCCAGAAATACCCTCAATGATCTCCTGAAACATCTAAATGACCCCAACAGTAACCCCAAAGCCATCATGGGAGACATCCAAATGGCCCACCAGACCCTAATGCTGGATCCTGTGGGACCTATGTCTGAGGTCCCACCCAAGGTCCCCAACAGGGAGGCATCACTCTATTCACCTCCTTCAACGCTCCCCAGGAATAGTCCAACCAAGCGAGTGGACGTCCCCACCACTCCTGGGGTCCCAATGACTTCTCTGGAAAGACAAAGGGGTTATCACAAAAATTCTTCCCAGAGGCACTCTATATCTGCTATGCCTAAAAACTTAAACTCACCAAATGGTGTTTTGTTATCTAGACAGCCTACTATGAACCGTGGAGGATACATGCCCACCCCCACGGGGGCGAAGGTGGACTATATTCAGGGGACACCCGTGAGTGTTCATCTGCAGCCTTCCCTCTCCAGACAGAGCAGCTACACCAGTAATGGCACCCTTCCCAGGACGGGACTAAAGAGGACACCGTCCTTAAAACCTGATGTGCCACCAAAGCCTTCCTTTGTTCCTCAAACCACGTCTGTCAGACCACTGAATAAATACACTTACTAG
- the Sema6d gene encoding semaphorin-6D isoform X9 produces MRFFLLCVHMLLLMIPQLRAVSFPEDDEPLNTVDYHYSRQYPVFRGRPSGNESQHRLDFQLMLKIRDTLYIAGRDQVYTVNLNEIPKTEVIPSKKLTWRSRQQDRENCAMKGKHKDECHNFIKVFVPRNDEMVFVCGTNAFNPMCRYYRLNTLEYDGEEISGLARCPFDARQTNVALFADGKLYSATVADFLASDAVIYRSMGDGSALRTIKYDSKWIKEPHFLHAIEYGNYVYFFFREIAVEHNNLGKAVYSRVARICKNDMGGSQRVLEKHWTSFLKARLNCSVPGDSFFYFDVLQSITDIIQINGIPTVVGVFTTQLNSIPGSAVCAFSMDDIEKVFKGRFKEQKTPDSVWTAVPEDKVPKPRPGCCAKHGLAEAYKTSIDFPDETLSFIKSHPLMDSAVPPIADEPWFTKTRVRYRLTAIAVDRSAGPHQNYTVIFVGSEAGVVLKVLAKTSPFSLNDSVLLEEIEAYNHAKCNAENEEDKKVISLQLDKDHHALYVAFSSCVIRIPLSRCERYGSCKKSCIASRDPYCGWLSQGACGRVTPGMLLLTEDFFAFHNHSAGGYEQDIEYGNTAHLGDCHGVRWEVQSGESNQMVHMNVLITCVFAAFVLGAFIAGVAVYCYRDMFVRKNRKIHKDAESAQSCTDSSGSFAKLNGLFDSPVKEYQQNIDSPKLYSNLLTSRKELPPSGDTKSMVMDHRGQPPELAALPTPESTPVLHQKTLQAMKSHSDKAHGHAASRKETPQFFPSSPPPHSPLSHGHIPSAIVLPNATHDYNTSFSNSNAHKAEKKLQSIDHPLTKSSGKRDHRRSVDSRNTLNDLLKHLNDPNSNPKAIMGDIQMAHQTLMLDPVGPMSEVPPKVPNREASLYSPPSTLPRNSPTKRVDVPTTPGVPMTSLERQRGYHKNSSQRHSISAMPKNLNSPNGVLLSRQPTMNRGGYMPTPTGAKVDYIQGTPVSVHLQPSLSRQSSYTSNGTLPRTGLKRTPSLKPDVPPKPSFVPQTTSVRPLNKYTY; encoded by the exons ATGAGGTTCTTCCTACTTTGTGTCCACATGCTGCTCCTGATGATTCCTCAGTTGAGGGCTGTCAGCTTTCCTGAAGACGACGAGCCCCTCAATACTGTCGACTATCACT ATTCAAGGCAATATCCGGTTTTTAGAGGACGCCCTTCAGGCAATGAATCGCAGCACAGGCTGGACTTTCAGCTGATGTTGAAAATTCGAGACACACTTTATATTGCTGGCAG GGATCAAGTTTATACAGTAAACTTAAATGAAATCCCCAAAACAGAAGTAATACCAAGCAAG AAACTGACATGGCGGTCAAGACAACAGGATCGAGAGAACTGTGCTATGAAAGGCAAACATAAA GATGAATGCCACAACTTTATCAAAGTATTTGTTCCAAGAAATGACGAGatggtttttgtttgtggtacCAATGCATTCAATCCTATGTGTAGGTACTATAGG ttgaATACCTTAGAGTATGATGGAGAAGAAATTAGTGGCCTGGCAAGATGCCCATTTGATGCCAGACAAACCAATGTTGCCCTCTTTGCTG ATGGGAAGCTATATTCTGCCACAGTGGCTGACTTCTTGGCCAGCGATGCTGTTATTTATCGAAGCATGGGCGATGGATCTGCCCTTCGCACAATAAAATATGATTCCAAATGGATAAAAG agccaCACTTTCTTCATGCCATAGAATATGGAAActatgtttatttcttctttcgaGAAATTGCTGTAGAACATAATAATTTAGGCAAG GCTGTCTATTCCCGTGTGGCCCGCATATGTAAAAACGACATGGGTGGCTCCCAGCGGGTCCTGGAGAAACACTGGACATCATTTCTGAAGGCTCGGCTTAACTGTTCTGTCCCTGGAGATTCGTTTTTCTACTTTGATGTTCTGCAGTCTATTACAGACATAATACAAATCAATGGCATCCCCACTGTGGTCGGGGTGTTTACCACTCAGCTCAACAG caTTCCTGGTTCAGCAGTCTGTGCATTTAGCATGGATGACATTGAAAAAGTATTCAAAGGACGattcaaagaacagaaaacacCAGATTCTGTTTGGACAGCAGTCCCCGAAGACAAAGTTCCAAAACCAAg GCCTGGCTGTTGTGCAAAACATGGCCTTGCTGAAGCTTACAAAACCTCCATTGATTTTCCGGATGAGACCCTGTCCTTCATCAAATCCCACCCCCTGATGGACTCTGCCGTTCCACCTATTGCTGATGAGCCCTGGTTCACAAAGACTCGGGTCAG GTACAGATTGACAGCCATCGCGGTGGACCGTTCTGCAGGGCCCCACCAGAACTACACAGTCATCTTCGTTGGCTCTGAAGCCGGTGTGGTACTTAAAGTTTTGGCAAAGACCAGTCCCTTCTCTTTGAATGACAGCGTATTACTGGAAGAGATTGAAGCTTACAACCATGCAAA GTGCAATGCTGAGAATGAAGAAGACAAAAAGGTCATCTCATTACAGCTGGATAAAGACCACCATGCATTGTACGTAGCATTCTCCAGCTGTGTTATCCGCATCCCCCTGAGCCGCTGCGAGCGATATGGATCATGTAAAAA GTCTTGTATTGCATCTCGTGACCCGTACTGTGGCTGGTTAAGCCAGGGAGCCTGCGGGAGAGTGACCCCAGGGATGCT GCTGCTAACTGAAGACTTCTTTGCTTTCCATAACCACAGTGCTGGAGGATATGAACAAGACATAGAATACGGCAACACCGCCCATCTAGGGGATTGCCATG GTGTGCGATGGGAAGTCCAGTCTGGAGAGTCTAACCAGATGGTCCATATGAACGTCCTCATCACCTGTGTCTTTGCTGCTTTTGTTTTGGGGGCATTCATTGCAGGGGTAGCAGTATACTGCTATCGTGACATGTTTGTCCGGAAGAACAGAAAGATCCATAAAGATGCAGAATCCGCCCAGTCATGCACAGACTCCAGTGGAAGTTTTGCCAAACTGAATGGTCTCTTTGATAGCCCAGTTAAGGAATACCAACAGAATATTGATTCTCCTAAACTCTATAGCAACCTGCTGACCAGTCGGAAAGAGCTGCCACCCAGTGGAGATACAAAATCCATGGTGATGGACCATCGAGGCCAACCTCCAGAGCTGGCTGCTCTCCCCACACCGGAGTCCACTCCTGTGCTTCACCAGAAGACCCTGCAGGCCATGAAGAGCCATTCAGACAAGGCTCATGGCCATGCAGCTTCAAGGAAAGAAACCCCCCAGTTTTTTCCTTCCAGTCCTCCACCCCACTCCCCACTAAGTCATgggcacatccccagtgccaTTGTTCTTCCAAATGCTACCCATGACTACAATACATCTTTCTCAAACTCCAATGCTCATAAAGCTGAAAAGAAGCTTCAAAGTATTGATCACCCTCTTACAAAGTCATCAGGTAAGAGAGATCACCGGCGTTCTGTGGATTCCAGAAATACCCTCAATGATCTCCTGAAACATCTAAATGACCCCAACAGTAACCCCAAAGCCATCATGGGAGACATCCAAATGGCCCACCAGACCCTAATGCTGGATCCTGTGGGACCTATGTCTGAGGTCCCACCCAAGGTCCCCAACAGGGAGGCATCACTCTATTCACCTCCTTCAACGCTCCCCAGGAATAGTCCAACCAAGCGAGTGGACGTCCCCACCACTCCTGGGGTCCCAATGACTTCTCTGGAAAGACAAAGGGGTTATCACAAAAATTCTTCCCAGAGGCACTCTATATCTGCTATGCCTAAAAACTTAAACTCACCAAATGGTGTTTTGTTATCTAGACAGCCTACTATGAACCGTGGAGGATACATGCCCACCCCCACGGGGGCGAAGGTGGACTATATTCAGGGGACACCCGTGAGTGTTCATCTGCAGCCTTCCCTCTCCAGACAGAGCAGCTACACCAGTAATGGCACCCTTCCCAGGACGGGACTAAAGAGGACACCGTCCTTAAAACCTGATGTGCCACCAAAGCCTTCCTTTGTTCCTCAAACCACGTCTGTCAGACCACTGAATAAATACACTTACTAG
- the Sema6d gene encoding semaphorin-6D isoform X4 translates to MRFFLLCVHMLLLMIPQLRAVSFPEDDEPLNTVDYHYSRQYPVFRGRPSGNESQHRLDFQLMLKIRDTLYIAGRDQVYTVNLNEIPKTEVIPSKKLTWRSRQQDRENCAMKGKHKDECHNFIKVFVPRNDEMVFVCGTNAFNPMCRYYRLNTLEYDGEEISGLARCPFDARQTNVALFADGKLYSATVADFLASDAVIYRSMGDGSALRTIKYDSKWIKEPHFLHAIEYGNYVYFFFREIAVEHNNLGKAVYSRVARICKNDMGGSQRVLEKHWTSFLKARLNCSVPGDSFFYFDVLQSITDIIQINGIPTVVGVFTTQLNSIPGSAVCAFSMDDIEKVFKGRFKEQKTPDSVWTAVPEDKVPKPRPGCCAKHGLAEAYKTSIDFPDETLSFIKSHPLMDSAVPPIADEPWFTKTRVRYRLTAIAVDRSAGPHQNYTVIFVGSEAGVVLKVLAKTSPFSLNDSVLLEEIEAYNHAKCNAENEEDKKVISLQLDKDHHALYVAFSSCVIRIPLSRCERYGSCKKSCIASRDPYCGWLSQGACGRVTPGMLLLTEDFFAFHNHSAGGYEQDIEYGNTAHLGDCHDMEVSSSSVITVASIPEITPKVIDTWRPKLTSSRKFVVQDDPNTSDFTDPLSGIPKGVRWEVQSGESNQMVHMNVLITCVFAAFVLGAFIAGVAVYCYRDMFVRKNRKIHKDAESAQSCTDSSGSFAKLNGLFDSPVKEYQQNIDSPKLYSNLLTSRKELPPSGDTKSMVMDHRGQPPELAALPTPESTPVLHQKTLQAMKSHSDKAHGHAASRKETPQFFPSSPPPHSPLSHGHIPSAIVLPNATHDYNTSFSNSNAHKAEKKLQSIDHPLTKSSGKRDHRRSVDSRNTLNDLLKHLNDPNSNPKAIMGDIQMAHQTLMLDPVGPMSEVPPKVPNREASLYSPPSTLPRNSPTKRVDVPTTPGVPMTSLERQRGYHKNSSQRHSISAMPKNLNSPNGVLLSRQPTMNRGGYMPTPTGAKVDYIQGTPVSVHLQPSLSRQSSYTSNGTLPRTGLKRTPSLKPDVPPKPSFVPQTTSVRPLNKYTY, encoded by the exons ATGAGGTTCTTCCTACTTTGTGTCCACATGCTGCTCCTGATGATTCCTCAGTTGAGGGCTGTCAGCTTTCCTGAAGACGACGAGCCCCTCAATACTGTCGACTATCACT ATTCAAGGCAATATCCGGTTTTTAGAGGACGCCCTTCAGGCAATGAATCGCAGCACAGGCTGGACTTTCAGCTGATGTTGAAAATTCGAGACACACTTTATATTGCTGGCAG GGATCAAGTTTATACAGTAAACTTAAATGAAATCCCCAAAACAGAAGTAATACCAAGCAAG AAACTGACATGGCGGTCAAGACAACAGGATCGAGAGAACTGTGCTATGAAAGGCAAACATAAA GATGAATGCCACAACTTTATCAAAGTATTTGTTCCAAGAAATGACGAGatggtttttgtttgtggtacCAATGCATTCAATCCTATGTGTAGGTACTATAGG ttgaATACCTTAGAGTATGATGGAGAAGAAATTAGTGGCCTGGCAAGATGCCCATTTGATGCCAGACAAACCAATGTTGCCCTCTTTGCTG ATGGGAAGCTATATTCTGCCACAGTGGCTGACTTCTTGGCCAGCGATGCTGTTATTTATCGAAGCATGGGCGATGGATCTGCCCTTCGCACAATAAAATATGATTCCAAATGGATAAAAG agccaCACTTTCTTCATGCCATAGAATATGGAAActatgtttatttcttctttcgaGAAATTGCTGTAGAACATAATAATTTAGGCAAG GCTGTCTATTCCCGTGTGGCCCGCATATGTAAAAACGACATGGGTGGCTCCCAGCGGGTCCTGGAGAAACACTGGACATCATTTCTGAAGGCTCGGCTTAACTGTTCTGTCCCTGGAGATTCGTTTTTCTACTTTGATGTTCTGCAGTCTATTACAGACATAATACAAATCAATGGCATCCCCACTGTGGTCGGGGTGTTTACCACTCAGCTCAACAG caTTCCTGGTTCAGCAGTCTGTGCATTTAGCATGGATGACATTGAAAAAGTATTCAAAGGACGattcaaagaacagaaaacacCAGATTCTGTTTGGACAGCAGTCCCCGAAGACAAAGTTCCAAAACCAAg GCCTGGCTGTTGTGCAAAACATGGCCTTGCTGAAGCTTACAAAACCTCCATTGATTTTCCGGATGAGACCCTGTCCTTCATCAAATCCCACCCCCTGATGGACTCTGCCGTTCCACCTATTGCTGATGAGCCCTGGTTCACAAAGACTCGGGTCAG GTACAGATTGACAGCCATCGCGGTGGACCGTTCTGCAGGGCCCCACCAGAACTACACAGTCATCTTCGTTGGCTCTGAAGCCGGTGTGGTACTTAAAGTTTTGGCAAAGACCAGTCCCTTCTCTTTGAATGACAGCGTATTACTGGAAGAGATTGAAGCTTACAACCATGCAAA GTGCAATGCTGAGAATGAAGAAGACAAAAAGGTCATCTCATTACAGCTGGATAAAGACCACCATGCATTGTACGTAGCATTCTCCAGCTGTGTTATCCGCATCCCCCTGAGCCGCTGCGAGCGATATGGATCATGTAAAAA GTCTTGTATTGCATCTCGTGACCCGTACTGTGGCTGGTTAAGCCAGGGAGCCTGCGGGAGAGTGACCCCAGGGATGCT GCTGCTAACTGAAGACTTCTTTGCTTTCCATAACCACAGTGCTGGAGGATATGAACAAGACATAGAATACGGCAACACCGCCCATCTAGGGGATTGCCATG ACATGGAGGTATCTTCATCTTCTGTTATCACAGTGGCAAGTATCCCAGAAATTACACCCAAAGTGATTGATACCTGGAGACCTAAACTGACGAGCTCCCGGAAATTTGTAGTTCAAGATGACCCAAACACTTCTGATTTTACTGATCCTTTATCGGGTATCCCAAAGG GTGTGCGATGGGAAGTCCAGTCTGGAGAGTCTAACCAGATGGTCCATATGAACGTCCTCATCACCTGTGTCTTTGCTGCTTTTGTTTTGGGGGCATTCATTGCAGGGGTAGCAGTATACTGCTATCGTGACATGTTTGTCCGGAAGAACAGAAAGATCCATAAAGATGCAGAATCCGCCCAGTCATGCACAGACTCCAGTGGAAGTTTTGCCAAACTGAATGGTCTCTTTGATAGCCCAGTTAAGGAATACCAACAGAATATTGATTCTCCTAAACTCTATAGCAACCTGCTGACCAGTCGGAAAGAGCTGCCACCCAGTGGAGATACAAAATCCATGGTGATGGACCATCGAGGCCAACCTCCAGAGCTGGCTGCTCTCCCCACACCGGAGTCCACTCCTGTGCTTCACCAGAAGACCCTGCAGGCCATGAAGAGCCATTCAGACAAGGCTCATGGCCATGCAGCTTCAAGGAAAGAAACCCCCCAGTTTTTTCCTTCCAGTCCTCCACCCCACTCCCCACTAAGTCATgggcacatccccagtgccaTTGTTCTTCCAAATGCTACCCATGACTACAATACATCTTTCTCAAACTCCAATGCTCATAAAGCTGAAAAGAAGCTTCAAAGTATTGATCACCCTCTTACAAAGTCATCAGGTAAGAGAGATCACCGGCGTTCTGTGGATTCCAGAAATACCCTCAATGATCTCCTGAAACATCTAAATGACCCCAACAGTAACCCCAAAGCCATCATGGGAGACATCCAAATGGCCCACCAGACCCTAATGCTGGATCCTGTGGGACCTATGTCTGAGGTCCCACCCAAGGTCCCCAACAGGGAGGCATCACTCTATTCACCTCCTTCAACGCTCCCCAGGAATAGTCCAACCAAGCGAGTGGACGTCCCCACCACTCCTGGGGTCCCAATGACTTCTCTGGAAAGACAAAGGGGTTATCACAAAAATTCTTCCCAGAGGCACTCTATATCTGCTATGCCTAAAAACTTAAACTCACCAAATGGTGTTTTGTTATCTAGACAGCCTACTATGAACCGTGGAGGATACATGCCCACCCCCACGGGGGCGAAGGTGGACTATATTCAGGGGACACCCGTGAGTGTTCATCTGCAGCCTTCCCTCTCCAGACAGAGCAGCTACACCAGTAATGGCACCCTTCCCAGGACGGGACTAAAGAGGACACCGTCCTTAAAACCTGATGTGCCACCAAAGCCTTCCTTTGTTCCTCAAACCACGTCTGTCAGACCACTGAATAAATACACTTACTAG